The Vespula vulgaris chromosome 2, iyVesVulg1.1, whole genome shotgun sequence genome has a segment encoding these proteins:
- the LOC127061841 gene encoding neurexin-4 isoform X4: MFKGNTNGDTIKLNKFEVPIIAQWIRINPTRWRDRISLRLELYGCDYESDVLSFNGSSLVRLDLLREPIETDRHSIRFRFKTNFADGILMYSRGTQGDFIALQLRDNRMLLNIDLGSGVMTSLSVGSLLDDNMWHDVVISRNRKNISFSVDRVLIKGRVKGEFHRLDLNRALYIGGVPNKQEGLVIGQNFTGCIENFYLNTTNIIHELRETELTGENLKYHKIHTIYNCPEPPVIPISFLTPGSYARLKGYEGIPSLNVSLGFRSYEDRGIILYHKFTSPGYVKLFLEQGKLKIEIETKGNSKVILDNFDEKFNDGKWHQVILTVAKNTLILNVDGRPMRTKRILEMITGSLYWVGGMTGEESNRGFVGCMRMISIDGNYKLPTDWKEEEYCCKNEVVFDACQMVDRCNPNPCKHSGICTQNSDEFFCDCANTGYSGAVCHTSLHPLSCEAYKNMNSVNQRAEIKIDVDGSGPLAPFPVTCEFFADGRVMTVLRHSNEVPTPVDGFEEPGSFIQDISYDADLDQIEAFLNRSTRCSQRIKYECKHSKLFNSPVSQNDYFKPNSWWVSRQNQKMDYWGGALPGSRKCECGILGNCADPSKWCNCDADLEGRLEDSGDITEKEYLPVKQLRFGDTGTPLDEKEGKYTLGPLICEGDDLFKNVVTFRIVDATINLPTFDIGHSGDIYFEFKTTIDNAVIIHSKGPTDYIKVSINGGNQIHFQYQAGGGPLAVSVDTSYKLADNQWHSVSVERNRKEARIVIDGALKNEVREPPGPVRALHLTSDLVIGATVDYRDGFVGCIRALLLNGQLQDIRSYARRGMYGISEDCVGRCESNPCLNNGTCHEKYNGYWCDCRWTAFKGPICADEIGVNMRSNSMIKYDFMGSWRSTISEKIRVGFTTTNPKGFLLGLFSNISGEYMTIMVSNSGHLRVVFDFGFERQEVIFPSKHFGLGQYHDVRLSRKNSGSTLVLKVDNYEPKEFHFDIKTSADAQFNNIQYMYIGKNESMTEGFAGCISRVEFDDIYPLKLLFQENGPGNVRSLSNTPVTEDFCGVEPITHPPNIVETRPPPDVDEDKVRAAYNETDTAILGSVLAVIIIALVIMAVLIGRYMSRHKGEYLTQEDKGAEIALDPDSAVVHSTTGHQVQKKKEWFI; encoded by the exons aTGTTCAAAGGAAATACGAATGGAGATACTATCAAACTTAATAAATTTGAAGTCCCAATTATTGCACAATGGATAAGAATAAATCCAACCAGGTGGCGAGATAGAATATCATTGAGACTTGAATTATACGGATGTGATTAcg aaTCCGatgtattatcatttaatgGATCATCTTTGGTTCGTTTGGATTTATTAAGAGAACCAATCGAGACAGATAGACATTCTATACGTTTTCGTTTTAAAACAAACTTTGCAGATGGTATATTAATGTATTCACGTGGTACACAAGGGGATTTTATCGCATTACAATTACGTGATAATAGAATGTTATTGAATATCGATCTTGGATCTGGTGTTATGACGAGTTTATCAGTAGGAAGTCTTTTGGATGATAATATGTGGCATGATGTTGTTATatcaagaaatagaaaaaatatctctttctctgttgaTAGAGTGTTAATAAAAGGAAGAGTTAAAGGAGAATTTCATCGACTAGATTTAAATAGAGCA CTTTATATTGGTGGAGTACCTAACAAACAGGAAGGTTTAGTAATAGGTCAAAATTTCACAGGgtgtatagaaaatttttatttgaatactACCAATATTATTCATGAATTAAGAGAAACTGAACTTACCGGAGAAAACCTAAAATATCATAAGATTCATACGATTTATAATTGTCCTGAGCCTCCTGTCATtcctatatcatttttaacacCTGGATCTTATGCTCGGCTTAAAGGTTACGAGGGTATTCCGTCGTTGAACGTTTCTCTTGGATTTCGAAGTTACGAGGATCGAGGAATAAttctttatcataaatttacaTCTCCAGGATACGTTAAa CTATTTTTAGAACAAGGCAAATTgaaaatcgaaatcgaaacaaaaggaaattcAAAAGTGATTTTAGAtaattttgatgaaaaatttaatgatgGAAAGTGGCATCAGGTCATCTTAACAGTAGCAAAAAATACTCTTATACTAAATGTCGATGGTAGACCTATGAGAACTAAACGTATTTTGGAAATGATAACTGGATCATTATATTGGGTAGGTGGTATGACAGGAGAAGAAAGTAATCGTGGATTTGTTGGCTGTATGAGAATGATAAGTATTGATGGAAATTATAAGTTACCAACTGAttggaaagaggaagaatattGTTGCAAAAATGAAGTTGTTTTTGATGCTTGTCAAATGGTCGATCGTTGTAATCCTAATCCTTGTAAACACTCTGGTATATGTACTCAAAATTCTGATGAATTCTTCTGCGATTGTGCCAATACTGGTTATTCAGGAGCTGTTTGTCACACAT CATTGCATCCTTTATCCTGTGAggcgtataaaaatatgaattcagTAAATCAAAGAgcagaaattaaaattgacgTTGACGGAAGCGGACCATTAGCACCCTTTCCAGTCACTTGTGAATTTTTTGCCGATGGACGTGTAATGACAGTTCTAAGGCATAGCAACGAAGTCCCAACACCCGTTGATGGATTTGAAGAACCAGGCAGTTTTATTCAGGATATCAGTTATGACGCTGATCTCGATCAAATAGAAGCTTTCTTAAATCGATCAACGAGATGTAGTCAAAGAATAAAGTACGAATGTAAACactcaaaattatttaattcgcCAG TTTCACAGAATGATTACTTTAAACCAAATTCATGGTGGGTAAGCAGACAGAATCAAAAAATGGATTATTGGGGTGGCGCTTTGCCAGGTTCACGTAAATGCGAATGTGGAATACTCGGAAATTGTGCAGATCCAAGTAAATGGTGTAACTGTGATGCTGACTTAGAAGGTAGACTTGAAGATAGCGGAGATATAACGGAGAAGGAATATCTTCCTGTGAAACAATTACGCTTCGGAGATACCGGCACGCCATTGGATGAAAAAGAAGGCAAATATACCCTGGGACCACTTATTTGTGAAGGAGATG atTTGTTCAAGAACGTAGTAACGTTCCGCATTGTTGACGCTACTATTAATCTACCTACTTTCGATATCGGCCATAGTggagatatttattttgaattcaAGACGACGATTGATAATGCTGTAATTATTCATAGCAAGGGTCCTACGGATTATATCAAAGTTTCTATAAACGGTGGAAATCAGATACATTTCCAATATCAAGCAGGTGGTGGACCACTTGCAGTAAGCGTTGACACGTCTTATAAATTAGCTGACAATCAATGGCATTCCGTTTCCGTCGAAAGAAATCGTAAAGAAGCTAGAATAGTTATTGACGGAGCATTGAAAAACGAAGTTAGAGAACCACCTGGACCAGTGCGTGCGCTTCATCTTACTTCAGATTTGGTAATTGGAGCAACTGTTGATTACAGGGACGGCTTTGTAGGCTGTATAAGAGCTTTGCTTTTAAATGGACAATTACAAGATATTAGAAGTTATGCAAGACGTGGAATGTATGGTATAAGTGAAGATTGCGTAGGACGATGTGAAAGTAATCCGTGTCTTAATAATGGTACATGCCATGAAAAATATAACGGATATTGGTGCGACTGTCGTTGGACTGCATTCAAAGGACCAATTTGTGCGGATG AAATTGGCGTTAACATGCGGTCGAACTCGATGATAAAGTATGACTTTATGGGCAGTTGGCGTTCTACAATTTCAGAAAAGATTAGAGTTGGATTTACAACGACTAATCCTAAAGGTTTCTTACTTGGTCTGTTCTCAAATATTTCAGGAGAATATATGACGATTATGGTTTCTAACAGTGGTCATTTACGCGTTGTTTTTGATTTCGGTTTCGAACGACAGGAAGTTATATTTCCGTCAAAACATTTCGGTTTAGGCCAGTATCACGACGTTAGATTAAGTAGGAAAAATTCTGGATCCACTCTCGTCTTGAAAGTTGATAATTATGAACCGAAAGAGTTCCACTTTGATATTAAAACTTCCGCTGATGCTCaattcaataatattcaatacatgtatataggtaAAAATGAATCTATGACGGAAGGATTCGCAGGTTGTATATCTAGGGTCGAATTCGATGACATATATCCTTTGAAGTTACTCTTTCAAGAAAATGGACCAGGAAATGTTAGATCTTTAAGTAACACGCCCGTTACAGAAGATTTTTGCGGAGTAGAACCAATTACGCATCCACCAAATATCGTTGAAACGCGACCACCACCTGACGTAGACGAAGACAAAGTTAGAGCTGCTTATAATGAAACTGATACTGCAATCTTAGGAAGTGTATTAGCTGTTATTATCATAGCTTTAGTTATTATGGCAGTACTTATAGGAAGATACATGTCGAGGCATAAAGGCGAATATTTGACTCAAGAAGATAAAGGTGCCGAAATTGCGTTAGACCCAGATTCAGCGGTTGTACACTCTACGACTGGCCATCaagttcaaaagaaaaaagaatggtttatataa